A window of the Cystobacter fuscus genome harbors these coding sequences:
- a CDS encoding RHS repeat-associated core domain-containing protein, which yields MEVNGAFYNYYYGGLGRWRQKSYPGGTSDEFFYMGANQLLVDRESSDVVAPVAHYTQDDYVWLEGRPVVLVRGKLSNTWARLADTSADCSRNGEAAACGVYFPVTDHLGKPVLMLDDSGRVSGAVDYEPFGHVNRVGLVAETAHPLNNNSASSQTLGAMEQPTGTSPLANNATSVKMRALFHKVDLTAGQVEVVDANLGTVLASVSGTGRGRTWSDWVTPSTGRANVRLAWPGGPANTTSQGVVLEGYEYQRYQTGAQPFWMPLRFPGQYYDAETDLFENWNRYYDPSIGRYLQPEPILQRPEMLKWYVQGARNLPLYGYAGNNPVNLVDPTGKNPIALLLCAFGGCEAVGAAAGSALLWTGATIGAAWAGAELGAWFNEKKDDDSCPADGQDDSKSLEDIMASATPGRETKGRADQWILPGNADNANADFDALRPTGVRDIPDKRGRVGWLPDGRTVVVRPESSDGRPTLEIQDGKKRIKIRYGP from the coding sequence GTGGAGGTGAATGGGGCCTTCTACAACTACTACTACGGCGGGCTGGGACGCTGGAGGCAGAAGAGCTACCCGGGAGGGACGAGCGACGAGTTCTTTTACATGGGGGCCAACCAGTTGCTGGTGGACCGGGAAAGCAGCGACGTGGTGGCGCCCGTGGCGCACTACACGCAGGACGACTACGTGTGGCTGGAGGGGCGGCCGGTGGTGCTGGTGCGGGGCAAGCTGAGCAATACGTGGGCGCGGTTGGCGGACACGTCAGCGGACTGCTCGCGTAACGGGGAGGCAGCGGCGTGTGGGGTGTACTTCCCGGTGACGGACCACCTGGGCAAGCCGGTGCTGATGTTGGATGACAGTGGGCGGGTGTCGGGAGCGGTAGATTACGAACCGTTCGGCCATGTCAACCGGGTGGGCTTGGTGGCGGAGACCGCGCATCCGCTCAACAACAACAGTGCCTCCAGCCAGACGCTGGGAGCCATGGAACAGCCCACGGGGACATCGCCGCTGGCCAACAACGCGACTTCCGTGAAGATGCGGGCCCTGTTCCACAAGGTGGACCTGACGGCGGGCCAGGTGGAGGTGGTGGATGCGAATCTGGGCACGGTGCTGGCGTCCGTGTCGGGAACGGGTCGGGGGCGGACCTGGTCGGACTGGGTGACGCCCTCCACGGGGCGCGCGAACGTGAGGCTGGCCTGGCCCGGTGGGCCGGCGAACACGACGTCCCAGGGAGTGGTGTTGGAGGGCTATGAATACCAGCGCTACCAGACGGGGGCCCAACCCTTCTGGATGCCGCTGCGCTTCCCCGGCCAGTACTACGACGCGGAGACGGACCTCTTCGAGAATTGGAACCGCTACTACGACCCGAGTATTGGCAGGTACTTGCAGCCTGAGCCGATATTGCAGCGGCCGGAAATGCTCAAATGGTACGTCCAGGGAGCGCGAAACCTCCCCCTATACGGGTACGCTGGAAACAACCCAGTCAACCTCGTGGACCCGACTGGGAAGAATCCCATTGCGTTGTTACTCTGCGCCTTTGGCGGGTGTGAGGCTGTAGGCGCTGCGGCGGGTTCCGCACTGCTGTGGACTGGCGCGACCATAGGAGCAGCCTGGGCCGGAGCTGAGTTGGGTGCTTGGTTCAACGAGAAGAAGGACGACGACTCTTGCCCCGCTGATGGACAGGATGACTCCAAGTCTCTTGAAGACATTATGGCAAGCGCAACTCCCGGGCGCGAGACCAAGGGCCGGGCAGACCAATGGATACTTCCTGGCAATGCGGACAACGCAAATGCTGACTTTGATGCCCTGCGGCCAACTGGGGTGCGTGACATCCCCGATAAAAGAGGTAGGGTCGGATGGCTTCCCGATGGAAGAACGGTGGTCGTCAGGCCGGAAAGCTCGGATGGTAGACCCACCCTGGAAATTCAAGATGGAAAGAAGAGGATAAAAATTCGATATGGCCCATGA